The following proteins are encoded in a genomic region of Drosophila miranda strain MSH22 chromosome 4, D.miranda_PacBio2.1, whole genome shotgun sequence:
- the LOC108163966 gene encoding protein tiptop, whose translation MMLHEAVMLEIYRQALSASELASPRCQSRESNASAGAAPGDGRCPSNESHCSANDCLTPAPTPTPTHTPTSPTVGLPLTATLAPGAAAALLPPQSAAMAAYLAAAQQNHLLLTNPLAAAASLVQQATQQAAGMGSPGSMVAEEEAPALDFSRKRPSSEEAEVMASDEEEPEPEPEPAESGDNGPLDLSVSTRKRQTTVEERERDSPVRKLPRATDYKSPLPPGSWVPPLNPYLAAVAAKKMAPSEATKALEKMSEMSRLETPPPASNSGSSGSSSSHSHRSMTASASAGGGSGAGGRHSAWQSHWLNKGADAAKDVFKCVWCKQSFATLASLTTHMKETQHCGVQIPSPSSAAAVGAGNQPMTRVPTSTSTSACSSSSSTSTTSSNSSKSELNMLIKETMPLPRKLVRGQDVWLGKGAEQTRQILKCMWCGQSFRSLAEMTSHMQETQHYTNIISQEQIISWKSGDERERPNAAPNGREGGPAAPPPAASSGGTTASASVSAVLTCKVCDQAFSTLKDLSTHMAQQSHYKESPSTMSSSSSVSPPAPPATAGGGGGGATAVNSKRGRQTRNEKRKKSLPVRKLLELERSGSNSSLDSALKPLRDFAAATKITCEKCGSKIETALFVEHIRKCLGDSIPIPPRRPHGQSQSMDRLPSPGMTGEKPPSVLNALEQLIEKSFESRGSRGLHPGGGGYSDMGTPLGASILKRLGIDDSSDYTKPLMDAHAMHLLRSSYASRDRSASESSSASRVESAYTPDRQQATPRRTPDTPAPAQAPPPPAPPTIKAEPLELDHGEMEASPRQHINVKKEFSMDSTAGNLRESPRSNSESPSPQATTGGTATDSGSLLALNSMFDQLSGVEANNNNNNTGHCYNNNNNNTSNISTKKPKAHPLAALQKLCDTTDPPASNTRSAATTTTGSATSGMGNGGNDLVAFSWACNEAVLSASSGCGGDASIIKCSFCDTPFGSKGAYRHHLSKVHFVKDNGEDSPTMKSPGAAAQSPKSLPMASPKRSASRSPAVAAAQQPSPSPTINPYDESPQSKFLKYTELAKQLSSKNA comes from the exons CGAATTGGCCAGTCCGCGCTGCCAGTCCCGCGAATCGAATGCCTCTGCGGGCGCGGCGCCGGGCGATGGCCGGTGTCCGTCGAATGAGTCGCACTGCTCCGCCAATGATTGCCTCACGCCGGCGCCCACTCCCACGCCTACGCACACGCCCACCTCCCCCACCGTGGGACTGCCTCTGACGGCCACACTGGCGCCAGGAGCTGCCGCGGCACTGCTGCCACCGCAGTCGGCAGCGATGGCCGCATACCTGGCGGCTGCACAACAGAATCACCTGCTGCTGACGAATCCTCTGGCGGCAGCGGCCTCACTGGTGCAGCAGGCGACGCAACAGGCGGCAGGAATGGGCTCACCCGGAAGCATggtggccgaggaggaggcCCCGGCACTGGATTTTAGCCGAAAGAGACCCTCCAGCGAGGAGGCGGAGGTGATGGCCAGCGATGAggaggagccggagccggaacCAGAGCCGGCGGAATCGGGCGACAATGGACCCCTGGATCTGTCGGTGAGCACCAGGAAGCGACAGACGACGGTGGAGGAGCGAGAGAGGGATTCCCCTGTCCGCAAGCTGCCACGTGCCACGGACTACAAATCCCCGCTCCCGCCGGGCAGTTGGGTGCCACCCCTGAATCCCTACCTGGCGGCAGTGGCGGCCAAGAAGATGGCGCCCAGTGAGGCCACCAAAGCGCTGGAGAAGATGAGCGAAATGAGCCGCCTGGAGACGCCACCGCCAGCgagcaacagcggcagcagcggcagcagcagcagccacagccacaggaGTATGACAGCATCCGCATCGGCGGGAGGAGGCAGTGGTGCAGGTGGACGACACAGCGCCTGGCAATCCCATTGGCTGAACAAGGGCGCGGATGCCGCCAAGGACGTGTTCAAGTGCGTGTGGTGCAAGCAGAGCTTTGCCACATTGGCCAGCCTCACGACCCACATGAAGGAGACGCAGCACTGTGGCGTGCAGATACCCTCACCCTCCTCCGCCGCCGCAGTCGGCGCAGGGAATCAACCGATGACCCGCGTGCCCACATCCACCTCCACCTCGGCctgctccagcagcagcagcacctccACCACATCCTCGAACTCCTCCAAATCGGAGCTGAATATGCTCATCAAGGAAACGATGCCGCTGCCCCGGAAGCTGGTGCGCGGCCAGGACGTGTGGCTGGGCAAGGGGGCGGAGCAGACGCGACAGATCCTCAAGTGCATGTGGTGCGGGCAGAGCTTCCGCTCGCTGGCGGAGATGACCAGCCACATGCAGGAGACGCAGCACTACACGAACATCATATCCCAAGAGCAGATCATCTCCTGGAAGTCAGGAGACGAGCGCGAGCGACCCAATGCTGCACCCAACGGGCGGGAGGGAGGCCCAGCAGCGCCTCCTCCGGCGGCCAGCAGTGGTGGCACCACAGCGTCTGCCAGCGTCAGTGCGGTGCTCACGTGCAAGGTGTGCGATCAGGCGTTCTCCACGCTCAAGGATCTAAGCACCCACATGGCCCAGCAGTCCCACTACAAGGAATCTCCATCGACCATGTCCTCGTCCTCTTCGGTATCGCCACCGGCACCGCCTGCCActgcaggaggaggaggaggaggagccacCGCAGTGAACTCCAAACGCGGGCGTCAGACACGCAACGAGAAGCGCAAGAAGTCTCTGCCGGTGAGAAAACTCCTTGAACTAGAGCGTTCCGGCTCCAACTCCAGTCTGGACTCGGCCCTGAAGCCCTTGAGGGACTTTGCGGCCGCCACGAAAATCACCTGCGAGAAGTGTGGCAGCAAGATCGAGACGGCTCTGTTTGTGGAGCACATACGCAAGTGCCTGGGCGACAGCATACCCATCCCCCCCAGGCGTCCGCATGGCCAGAGCCAGTCGATGGATCGCCTGCCGAGTCCTGGGATGACGGGCGAGAAGCCACCATCCGTGCTGAATGCCCTGGAGCAGCTGATCGAGAAGAGCTTCGAGTCGAGGGGATCGCGTGGCCTGCACCCCGGCGGAGGGGGATACTCCGATATGGGCACACCTCTGGGCGCCAGCATCCTGAAGCGCTTGGGGATCGACGATAGCAGCGACTACACAAAGCCCCTGATGGATGCCCATGCCATGCACCTGCTGCGCTCCTCCTACGCCTCGCGCGATCGCAGTGCCAGCGAATCGAGCAGCGCCAGCCGCGTGGAGTCCGCCTATACGCCGGATAGACAGCAGGCCACACCCCGAAGGACACCGGACACACCAGCACCAGCCCAAGCGCCGCCGCCTCCTGCACCGCCGACCATCAAGGCGGAACCCTTGGAGCTGGATCATGGAGAAATGGAGGCCAGTCCACGGCAGCACATCAACGTGAAGAAGGAGTTTAGCATGGACTCAACGGCCGGAAATCTACGGGAGAGCCCCAGATCCAACAGCGAATCGCCATCGCCACAGGCAACGACAGGAGGAACGGCTACGGATAGTGGAAGTCTATTGGCCTTGAATTCGATGTTCGATCAGCTGAGCGGAGTGGAAgcgaataataataataataatacgg GACACTGCTataacaacaataacaacaacacaagCAATATATCCACTAAAAAACCAAAGGCCCATCCTTTGGCGGCACTGCAGAAGCTGTGCGATACAACAGATCCACCAGCCTCCAATACGCGCAGTGCtgcaaccacaacaacaggCTCTGCCACATCGGGAATGGGCAACGGGGGCAACGATCTGGTGGCCTTCAGTTGGGCCTGCAACGAGGCGGTGCTGAGCGCCAGCAGCGGCTGCGGTGGCGATGCGTCCATCATCAAGTGTTCCTTCTGTGATACGCCGTTCGGGTCGAAGGGGGCCTATCGCCATCACCTCTCAAAGGTGCACTTTGTCAAGGACAATGGCGAGGATTCGCCCACCATGAAGTCGCCAGGAGCTGCAGCACAGTCACCAAAGTCCCTGCCAATGGCCTCGCCCAAGAGATCCGCTTCGAGGAGtccggcagtggcagcggcacaGCAACCATCGCCATCGCCCACCATCAATCCGTATGACGAGAGTCCGCAGTCAAAGTTCTTGAAGTACACGGAATTGGCCAAGCAGCTGTCATCGAAGAATGCCTAA